One genomic region from Rosa rugosa chromosome 1, drRosRugo1.1, whole genome shotgun sequence encodes:
- the LOC133727344 gene encoding uncharacterized protein LOC133727344 yields the protein MVRWWRSAGGGLRSLLSNPPPSASHPSLQSQASLYHTIQAIPREFTGNRISAKDRAQGRIPAVVFAQPPPENSPKPTGRSIARKHLLTTEWKQIQAILKSIELPYFCSTTFPLQIRAGSGSSVLLESGNVLPVKIHRDEESGKILNLVFVWADEGSELKVDVPVTFKGEDVCPGLKKGGHLNKIRTSLKYLCPAEHIPPKIEVDISNLDIGDRVCLPDVKVHPSLKLLSKNDVMPICKIVATKLETPEPAGV from the exons ATGGTCAGGTGGTGGCGCTCAGCCGGCGGAGGCCTCCGGTCGCTTCTCTCAAACCCTCCTCCCTCCGCCTCACACCCCTCTCTCCAATCCCAAGCTTCTCTCTACCACACCATCCAAGCCATCCCCAGAGAGTTCACCGGAAACCGAATCTCAGCCAAAGACAGAGCCCAGGGTCGAATCCCCGCCGTCGTCTTCGCTCAGCCTCCACCGGAAAACAGCCCCAAGCCCACTGGCCGGTCCATCGCCAGAAAACACTTGCTGACCACCGAGTGGAAGCAGATTCAGGCCATTCTCAAGTCCATTGAGCTCCCGTATTTCTGCTCCACCACATTTCCGCTCCAGATCCGAGCCGGGTCCGGGTCGTCGGTTCTGCTTGAATCCGGAAACGTCCTACCTGTCAAG ATTCATAGGGACGAAGAGAGTGGGAAGATACTGaatttggtgtttgtttgggCCGATGAGGGCTCCGAGTTGAAGGTGGATGTTCCGGTTACTTTTAAAGGTGAAGATGTTTGCCCAGGTCTCAAAAAAG GGGGCCACCTGAACAAAATTAGAACAAGTCTAAAGTACCTTTGCCCAGCCGAACATATTCCTCCCAAAATTGAGGTGGATATCAGCAATCTAGATATAGGAGATAGGGTGTGCCTTCCAGATGTTAAGGTTCATCCATCCCTGAAGCTTCTAAGCAAGAACGATGTCATGCCTATATGTAAGATAGTTGCAACTAAGTTGGAAACCCCAGAACCGGCAGGAGTTTAG